The Brachionichthys hirsutus isolate HB-005 chromosome 1, CSIRO-AGI_Bhir_v1, whole genome shotgun sequence genome has a window encoding:
- the lto1 gene encoding protein LTO1 homolog isoform X2 — protein sequence MAGGSEHDDIFDSIVTSEERFRAEGYREGFQRGTARGLQDGRRHGASHGAKLSSEVSFYYGFSVTWKCLLQHGADAKSRKRMKALESLVGLVQNSPHDDPYSEKLREDMEKLRAKFRQQMAP from the exons ATGGCGGGCGGCTCTGAGCATGACGACATATTTGACAGTATCGTTACGTCGGAAGAAAG GTTCCGGGCGGAGGGATACCGGGAGGGGTTCCAGAGAGGGACCGCCCGAGGCCTGCAGGACGGCCGCAGACACGGAGCCTCTCACGGGGCCAAGCTGTCCAGCGAG GTCTCCTTCTATTATGGTTTTAGCGTCACATGGAAATGTCTCCTCCAACACGGTGCAGACGCCAAATCGAG GAAGAGAATGAAAGCGCTGGAGTCTCTCGTGGGTTTGGTCCAGAACTCCCCTCACGATGACCCGTACTCTGAAAAGCTTCGGGAGGACATGGAGAAACTTCGGGCCAAGTTCCGACAG cagatggcgccatAA
- the lto1 gene encoding protein LTO1 homolog isoform X1 — MAGGSEHDDIFDSIVTSEERFRAEGYREGFQRGTARGLQDGRRHGASHGAKLSSEVSFYYGFSVTWKCLLQHGADAKSRKRMKALESLVGLVQNSPHDDPYSEKLREDMEKLRAKFRQVCSMLNVPTEFKDYIRTSEGTSF; from the exons ATGGCGGGCGGCTCTGAGCATGACGACATATTTGACAGTATCGTTACGTCGGAAGAAAG GTTCCGGGCGGAGGGATACCGGGAGGGGTTCCAGAGAGGGACCGCCCGAGGCCTGCAGGACGGCCGCAGACACGGAGCCTCTCACGGGGCCAAGCTGTCCAGCGAG GTCTCCTTCTATTATGGTTTTAGCGTCACATGGAAATGTCTCCTCCAACACGGTGCAGACGCCAAATCGAG GAAGAGAATGAAAGCGCTGGAGTCTCTCGTGGGTTTGGTCCAGAACTCCCCTCACGATGACCCGTACTCTGAAAAGCTTCGGGAGGACATGGAGAAACTTCGGGCCAAGTTCCGACAG GTCTGCTCGATGTTGAACGTTCCGACTGAGTTCAAGGATTACATCAGGACCTCTGAAGGGACGTCCTTCTGA